The DNA region AGTATTGGATCTTGGAATGGAATTATAAAATTCATAAACCCATCCTACTATTCGTTGTCTGTTCAGTTCCAAGAAAACATGAACACTTAGCAGCCACACAGTCCAAAATCTACTCAATTACACAACAATTGCTGGTTAGTATTTTTTTTGTGTGCTTATATTATTATCACTTTAATATAATAAATGTTACTTTTCacatatttctttttcttttttgtttacTCCATGAAAACTCTCCACTTTCTGCTTTTTTTTTCTCTCTATAAGTTTATTTATCAGATTCACCTAATTGCACATTCTCTTTGTTTCTTTGATGCATCATTCTTTTGTCTTCATAAATAGCATAGCACCAtgtgaaataaataaataaataaactatAGATTATTATATGAAGTTTGtgtaaattatttttatatttatttatgttaataaaaataataataataataataataataataataataataataataataataattaataataataaagcaaCAATGATTATGTCGCTTAATGGCAATGGACATGACTCTACCACGTCACGTTGATGATAACAACAACGTTGTTACGAGGTTATGCAAATGAACATTAATTTTCAAATGAAACAAGCTCAAATGATTGGATCTAGAGACCAAACTTTGTCTTCATCCTCTCTCACTCTCATCTTAAGGTTAATATGAAAACTTCTCTTTTAATCTTGTTACCATACTATAATTCTTATTTTCTTCTCACTTTATTCATTTTTTGTATTTATTGTTCCTAAGTCATTGAAGTCATGAAGTGGTTTTTGGTGAAAATAGGTTTTTCCATATCCTCTCAGACCTATTTGTTTCTAAAGTTCTAACTAACCTTATCTTTTGTTAGTGGAGTAAAATGCTCATGGATGATAGGATAACTAGCAATGGCTCCGAAGAGCCAAGAAAACCTGAGGTAAGTGTCTCACTTTATAACATAGACACCTCTGATCAAAGACACGCTTACACAACAGCCATACTACACTGATTATATGTGTCGGGTGTCGGAATCAGTTCAGTGTGACACTTAAACATCATAGACACGGATTATATGTGTTTGGTGTCCCTTTCAGTGTGACACTACACAACATAGACATTGATTACATGTAACTGATGTCCGTGTCGGTGTTTCATAGGTGTCCAATCTTATTAAACaccttaatatatatatatatatatatatatatatatatatatatatatatatatatatatttcaattTCAATTGATGTAAACAGGGTAAAAACCGAGCAATAGCAGTTTGTTTCATTCTTGGACTTGGATCTCTAGTTTCATGGAACAGTATCTTAACCATAGGAGATTACTATTACCAATTGTTCCCAAATTATCATCCTTCAAGGGTACTTACATTGGTTTATCAACCATTTGCAATTGGAACATTGATAGTAATGACACACTATGAGTCCAAGATCAATACTCGACTCCGGAACGTGGTTGGATTCACACTCTTCTTTGTCGCCACTTTCTTGATTCTCATTGTAAGTAAACCACTTTCAAATTCCATGTTTTACTTTCTTGCTCTAATATCTGACCGATTTCTGTAATCGGTTACAACAGTTGGATCTTGCAACATCCGGAAAAGGTGGAATCGGACCTTATCTTGCTATATGTTTTCTATCGGCTTGTTTTGGAGTTGCTGATGCTTTTGTCCAAGGTGGTATGGTTGGAGATCTCTATTTTATGTGTCCCAAATTCGTGCAGGTTTGTCTTTCAAATAACATGTTTGAATTCGATTTTTTCTAGTTAAATTTGTTCGTAATGCCTAACATTGTTAACATTACGCAGTCTTTCCTTGCTGGTTTGGCAGCATCAGGTGCTCTAATTTCGTTACTCCGAGTCCTAACCAAGTTAGCTTTCGAAAAATCTAGCAATGGACTTCGCAAAGGAGCAAGTATGTTACTCTTTACAATCTTCTCGTCTCTTCGCctttttaattgattttgttGCGGCATTATTTTCTTATTAGTACTTGTTTTCTTTGCAGTACTATTCTTGGCGATCTCAACATTAATCGAGTTTCTATGTATTTTTCTCTATGCAATCTACTTCACCAAATTACCCATAGTCAAATACTATCGCGCGAAAGCGGCCTCAGAGGGATCGAAAACTGTTGCAGCCGACTTAGCAGCTGCAGGCATTAAAACAGAGACTAATGATCAAGTAAGACATCTACAACAAAATAATACTAATTCATTAATCTTGCAGAATCATTTTTTTCGATTATGTCATGATAAATTCGGAACTTCTGTAGGCCGAACACGATGACAAACAAGTGGATCGGCTTAGCAACAAACAACTATTTCTCGCAAACATCGATTATGCAGCTGATTTGTTTCTGATATACGTCATAACACTATCGATCTTCCCTGGATTTTTATACGAAAACACCGGAGAACATCAATTAGGCACATGGTATCCAATTGTTTTGATTGTTATGTATAATGTATTGGATTTGATAGCAAGATACATTCCACTTGTGCAATGGTTGAAGTTAGAATCAAGAAAGGGTTTACTAATAGCAATCCTTTCGAGATTCTTGTTGATTCCGGCATTTTATTTCACGGCAAAATATGGCGATCAAGGATGGATGATATTTCTTACCTCATTCTTAGGACTCACAAACGGTTATTTAACCGTTTGTGTTTTCACACTTGCACCAAGAGGTTACAAGGCAAGTTTATACTAGTTATTTAACTAATGAATATATAGTCAAATATTGAATATTAAACTAGTAAATTATAATTATTTAAAGTATTTTTTTcattaaatatattattttttgttGCAGGCTCCTGAGCAAAATGCGTTGGGGAATATGCTGGTGATTTGTCTTTTATGTGGAATATTTGCTGGTGGTACTCTTGGCTGGTTGTGGATCATAGGCAAAGATTCTTTCTAAACAAAATGTTTAAATTACAGTGTTTTTTTTATTGATTTAGATTTAATTAGTATGAACTTTCTCTGTAAAAGTTTTTTTATGgtattaaaaaaatcatattgttagattattattaatttttagatttttttaaGAGCCATATATGAGATGATTTTAGTGATTGATGGATAGTTTAATTTATTTACACTAATTATTAAAACTGTTTAATCTGCTTAATCAATTATGTCAAGCATTTCTCATGCAATAACACAAACTAACATCttaataaaattgaaaataatgATGTTCAATTCATGTTATCCTTGACATTTTATTCACGAATGTAAGGGTAACTATAATTTTATTGTGTTTATTCTTCAATGCTATATGTACTAAAGTCATTGATCCGGAAAATTTATACGAGTTAGAATATGAGATTGTAATTATCTTGTGTCAATTAGAGATTTTTTTCCTCCATCATTCTTTGACATTATAGTTCACTTAATTCTTTATCTAAGAAGGGAGATTAGAATTTATGATCCAGTTTATTTACGTTGGATGTACCCTGAAGAGCGGTacacactacgccaaaaaggactattaacagcgcatcttagacagcgcttttaaaagaaagcgctgtctaaggttaaaattaaaatgaaGCGCTGAtaatgttccaagaaaataatgaaagcgcttttaaatatagaccttagacagcgcttttgaaaaagcgctgtctaaagtctttaaattttaaaaaaaaaataaaaccaaaagcgctgtctaagggggggtttagaaagcgcttttggaaagcgctgtctaaggccccccttagaaagcgctttccccaaaagcgctgtctaaggtctaataaaaataaaatttcagactttagcgctttcgttctctgttcttttgttttgCCTCTTCACTCACCAGCAACCTTTCACTCACCTCACAGCGCTTCCGCCGCACTCGTATTCCCCTCAATCTCCAGCAACCTTCCACTCTAAAAGACGACAGCACACAACATCACGCCTTCCACTCCAAAACACGAAAACCCTATTTTCCTTCAACTTCCGAAAACCCTTTTATCCGCCGTCGAGGGTCCCTCCGCCGTCAACGAAACATTCGACCGCCGCACTCGCCTCTCACGGTACGTTCTGCTCTAAAAATGTGCTTGTTTGATTGTAATGCAATGAGTTCAAATGTGCTTGTTTGGTGTTAGCATATGGCTGTCCTGTTTGAATCTACACTCAATGCTTGTGGTTTGTCCATTGCCCTGTTGCAATCTTGATCAAATTTTTACTATCCACCACAACTGTCATTGTTAATGGTTTTGCTATTGCCCTGTTGAAATCTTGACCAATAAAAATGTTATTGAAATATTTAGTTTATTGACTGCACTTGTTAGGGTTAACCTCCAAACCAGTAACTTGAGAAAACTCGTTGAATTTCTGCATGACCAACTTAATAGATGTTGGATATCCCCTGGTAAAAATTAGCAAATGCCTTGGAGGTTGGTTGCAGTGGAGCCAACTAAATTGCTATAGAACCTCATAATTTCACTTTCAAACTCTTCATGCTTAGTTAAGATATTAGCATACTCCATAGTCATGGAACTAATATTACTTTGATTTTGCTTACTTTTGAGAGAAGCATAGAAGTACTTATTATTACTATCTCCCAGTTTGAGCCAGTCCACCTTCGATCTTTGTTTCAACATGGTTTTTCAATTAACTTAGAAATATATTAGAAATAGAGACTACAATATAATCAATtaataaaagaagaaaaatttaagAATTCGCTTGATTAAATTATGAATTTGCACAAATATTTCActaacaataaaaataacaaatatttcACTTTTATCTTATGTATATTATGATAAACTTTAATCACAAAATATCTTATCTTCCCTTTTATCTTATGTATGTTATGATCCATTTTTTATGCCATCATAATATTATCATGAATATTTCTCCCTAATACAAAGCGTGATTGAAAAGGAGAGATAGTTGGAGGAATAATAATCTTCAACCTATTTACAACCACTTTGTTAATAATTTTATACGACATGGtttaattgtttactttaataagtaggaaaaccatggataaaacatggatctgtgccgatcgaatgaccaaagagtacgagagtggggttttggaattcgttaagtatgctgttcaacacgctgaaaaccccagacgaatgcattgtccttgcttgcgttgttgttatattggtaaggttgacgcacatggattgaaatcgcatttgctgaggcatggaattgatcaaagttatcagtgttggatatttcatggtgagaaaattaacgagaatgttgaatcgagtggaaaaagtagtacgacctatgcttcatacgacaaagacacggaaacatacgattgtgatcgagttgaagagattgtagaagcactggaagaagatcttcatgattgtcctgaaatgtttgagaggatggtaagcgatgctgagaaaccgttgtacaaaggttgcactaaattctcaagactttctgcggtattaaagttgtacaacttaaaggcgggtaatggatggtcggataaaagtttcacagagttgttggcccttatgagagaaatgctaccggatgataatgttcttcctaatcgaacctatgaggcaaaaaaaatgttgtgctctattggcatgagctatgataagatacatgcttgtcctaacgattgcattttgtttcgtaacgaatatgcaatgttaactgagtgccctaaatgcggtttgtctcgatataagaaaagattatctcccgcaaaagtcttatggtattttccgataattccgagatttaggcgcatgtttcgtagtgaaaccgatgcaagacatcttacttggcatgcagatgaaagaattattgatggaatgtatcggcatccggctgattcaccacagtggtcgaagattgataatgattatcctgagtttggatcagaagcaagaaaccttcgattggcattatctactgatggaatgaacccacatggtcttcaaagtatctcacataccacatggcctgtgattcttatgatttataacctacctccgtggctatgtatgaagcgtaagtacatgatgttatctatgttaatctctgggcctaaacaaccagggaatgacattgacgtatacttgacacctctgatcgaagatttaaagattttgtgggagaacggtgtggaggtttatgatggatataggaaagaaagtttcaatttgagggcgatgttgtttggcacaattaatgattttccagcatacgggaatctatctgggtatagcattaaaggtcaacgtgcgtgtcctgtttgtgaagacggaaccgatacgattcgattggaactttgccagaagaatgtgtttctcggtcatcgtagattcttacattctaaacatcactaccgtgggtggagaaaagcattcaatggagacaccgaacatcgtagagctccacccgcattgtcaggtgaacaagtttttgaaaaggtgaaagatgtgcgtactgagtttggcaagccttttgcacataagattgtgaaaggtgggtggaagaaaaggtcgatattttttgaattgccatattggaagtctttgtacgtgagacattttctcgatgttatgcatattgaaaaaaacgtatttgatagtgttatcggtacattactcaatataaaaggcaagtctaaggatgaccttaaagcaagggaggacatgttaaaaatgggaatgagaactgaattagcacccgtgaagaaaggaagacgaacatatctaccacctgctgcttttactttatctagaaaggagaaaaaaattttgtgtaagtctctgagtgaagttaaggttccagaaggatactcatctgatatcagaagacttgtttctatgaaagacctcaagttgaagaatttgaagacacatgattgccatgttataatggaacattttctaccgataggtatacgttctattttgccagaaaaagtaagaagtgccataactaaattgtgttttttctttaggtcaatttgtagtaaggtgatcgatcccgagatcttaccaacactacaaaaagagattgtaattaccttgtgtgagcttgaaatgtattttcctccgtctttttttgacataatggttcatttagttgttcatcttgtgaaagagacacagttgtgtggaccagcttatatgagatggatgtaccctgctgaacggtatatgaaaatattaaaagggtacgtgaaatcccgaagtcgaccagagggttgtattgttgaacgatacattgttgaagaagctgttgagttttgtactgaatatttgtctaacgttcaatcgattggactccccagagctcagattttcgacaaaatggaaggtaaaaaattaattgggaataaaattgtgacaatatcaagggatgaacgggatcaagttcatttgtatgttctgcacaataataatgaggttgagccatatgttgaaatgcacaaggatgtactccgaaggttaaatccgaacagaaatgaaaattggatagttatagagcacaatcaaagtttcatacaatggttgaaggatcatatttatttgaagcgctcttcagatccttcttcggtaacagaaaggttgagatgtttggcatatggtccaagtttgcatgtgttttctcatagcgcatattcaattaatggatacacattttataccaaagaacaagatgataagagtactatgcaaaatagtggtgtcaccgtgctagctgaagcaatgcatatatcaagtatgaaggacttaaaccccaaatatgcaaatttgtcatattttggagttattgagcacatttgggtgtttgattacgagaagtttcagattcccatctttggttgcaagtgggtgaatagtagtggcatacgaatggataagtctggatttttgcaagttgatcttactagggtggggtacaaagatgaaccttttattctagcatctcaagctaaacaagtgttctatgtgaatgacccgaagagtacaaaatggtctatagtgcttttctctaacaaagtgactgatgatagcggtgtcgatcaatgtgatattgatgttgagaatgagtcatgcattagacggaatgagttgaatagaaatgatgaagttgaggatcttataccggatgagtcatatataagaaacgatcataatgagggaatttggatcaattcatccgtacgcattgctaagaaacaagtgattaatattccaacaaagaaaagaaagagatgttagtgacttaggtaaattatccatggtttctttattttttgttttcatttgttttgattataagttatatgtggtaatgcatgatttcattatatttttgtactcaattgctttgattataagttatatctgataatgcatgatttctttatttttttgttttcaattgttttgattataagttatatttgatatttgatggtttccttggtttattacaggttagacatggctgatgaccaacatgaggaagttagtaaagtatccgcggaagaagaaatccgaagaggcatcacagtaatgcgaagggtggtccaaggaagatctcgaggcatcatactagatgtctcttggaacaaccagggacaacttatagaacctaatgggcataccttaactagtttcatcggtgcactagtaaggaatgaaattcccattacgtgtgatgattggagaaataaagagttgaaagagtccaaagaaaaaatttggagtgagataaaggtacaatcatttgggCCTTAATTATACcgtatcaattatgtttttttcaattaccgatactaactatcaatctgtatgtttttcttagcgatgttttaacatcgaagaagaaagaagagggttttgcatgaaattggccggaaagcttcttagagggtttcggacatttttatcatccaagttccttaaggatgcggatggtaattttgtggatgcggagcttcctag from Lathyrus oleraceus cultivar Zhongwan6 chromosome 1, CAAS_Psat_ZW6_1.0, whole genome shotgun sequence includes:
- the LOC127083000 gene encoding equilibrative nucleotide transporter 3, producing the protein MLMDDRITSNGSEEPRKPEGKNRAIAVCFILGLGSLVSWNSILTIGDYYYQLFPNYHPSRVLTLVYQPFAIGTLIVMTHYESKINTRLRNVVGFTLFFVATFLILILDLATSGKGGIGPYLAICFLSACFGVADAFVQGGMVGDLYFMCPKFVQSFLAGLAASGALISLLRVLTKLAFEKSSNGLRKGAILFLAISTLIEFLCIFLYAIYFTKLPIVKYYRAKAASEGSKTVAADLAAAGIKTETNDQAEHDDKQVDRLSNKQLFLANIDYAADLFLIYVITLSIFPGFLYENTGEHQLGTWYPIVLIVMYNVLDLIARYIPLVQWLKLESRKGLLIAILSRFLLIPAFYFTAKYGDQGWMIFLTSFLGLTNGYLTVCVFTLAPRGYKAPEQNALGNMLVICLLCGIFAGGTLGWLWIIGKDSF